The window CATCGCTTTCTCGATCTTGTCCATCTCGCTCATATCCTCGTTAGGAACCGTCATTTTTACACGGATGATTTTCGAGATCGACGCCATCTCTTTTATTTCAAAAATCGGCGCGCCCATTCTTACAATTTCCGACGCGCGCTCGTGAAACTTCAGGATAAGTTCCAATATCTTCAACTGCTTCTCGGGAGAGGTATACATATCGATATCGTCATACGCGCTCTGCTGGAGGAAGCCGAGCTTGATTATTCTCGCGACCTCGATAATCAGGCGCTCCGAATCGGGAAGCGCGTCGGGCCCGACCAGTTTGACGATTTTCTGCAGATGGTCTTCCTTCTGGAGGATTTCGTACGCGCGCACGCGTATCTCACGGTACTTCCGCGAGACGTTCTTTACCCACCATCCCTCGCAGGCGTCGGCGTATTCGCTGTAACTCCGCATCCAGTTGATCGACGGGTAATGGCGCGCGCTCGCGAGCGATTTATCCAGCTCCCAGAAACAGCGCACGAAACGCTTGGTGTTCTGGGTGACCGGTTCGGAGAAGTCTCCTCCGGGAGGCGATACCGCCCCGATAACAGTGATAGAACCCGTTTTTCCCGACAATGTGGTGGTGTATCCCGCGCGCTCATAGAACGCAGCCAAGCGCGAGCCCAGATAGGCGGGGAACCCTTCTTCGGCGGGCATTTCCTCGAGACGCCCGGACAGCTCGCGGAGAGCCTCCGCCCAGCGTGACGATGAATCCGCCATCAGAGCCACATCGTAACCCATATCGCGGTAGTACTCCGCGAGCGTGATCCCCGTATAGATCGAGGCCTCGCGCGCGGTAACCGGCATATTCGACGTATTCGCGATCAGGACAGTCCGTTCGATCAGCGGTTTATTGGTGCGCGGGTCGATCAGCTTCGGGAACTCCTCGAGCACTTCGGTGATCTCGTTCCCGCGTTCGCCGCACCCTATATACACAATCACCTGCGCGTCCGCCCATTTGGCGAGCTGGTGCTGGGTGATCGTCTTACCAGTGCCGAACCCGCCAGGAATAGCGGCAGTCCCGCCCTTCGCCATCGGG of the Brevinematales bacterium genome contains:
- a CDS encoding V-type ATP synthase subunit A, which gives rise to IGEVLGINGDIANIQVYEDTSGVKPGDSIYGTGLPLSVELGPGLIGNVFDGIQRPLEEIAKISGIYIGRGINIPSLDRKKKWPFKPAVKNGDMITGGAIIGTVQETSLIEHRVLVPPKVQGKITKMISEGEYTVDEVIAVVHTPFGEDIEVKMYQRWPVKTPRPVTERHIPTIPLLTGQRIVDTFFPMAKGGTAAIPGGFGTGKTITQHQLAKWADAQVIVYIGCGERGNEITEVLEEFPKLIDPRTNKPLIERTVLIANTSNMPVTAREASIYTGITLAEYYRDMGYDVALMADSSSRWAEALRELSGRLEEMPAEEGFPAYLGSRLAAFYERAGYTTTLSGKTGSITVIGAVSPPGGDFSEPVTQNTKRFVRCFWELDKSLASARHYPSINWMRSYSEYADACEGWWVKNVSRKYREIRVRAYEILQKEDHLQKIVKLVGPDALPDSERLIIEVARIIKLGFLQQSAYDDIDMYTSPEKQLKILELILKFHERASEIVRMGAPIFEIKEMASISKIIRVKMTVPNEDMSEMDKIEKAMMTEFEEIEDIYKE